AacctttttgctgttgtttctgttattgttgttcaTATCCTCAGATGTCCAGTTTTAGCCATCTTGATCCATGCAAGATGGCCATGTTGTCTGAAGTGTAAGCTGGCCTTCATGACCTCCTGTTCCCTAAAACTTCTCCATACCATGGCGGATCATTCCCAGGCACTGTTTTGAGAGGGGGTCTTACAGTTAAAGCCTTCAGATAGGGTTAGCTGGGGAACAGGGGAAAATCACAATCTGAGAAACCTGGTTGCACTCTCCTCCAGTGTCTGTGGGAAACAGCTGCTGTGAGGGAGAGGGTCTGGTGCAGCCATGTTCAGAAGTTGAAGCAGCAGGAGTCTTCCTGCTGTGAGGGGTGCAAGGGTCAGTGGCCTCACACTGTGGTGAGGAGCAGACCCCATCACCTCAGGATAAATGGTGTGAATGAtagtgcatgcaaacacacacacacacacacacacacacacacacacacacacacacacccctgagatCGGCAGACAGATCAAGCATCAGAATCTGTGGGACAGGAGGAAGGCCGTGATacaaagaaaaggcacagaaaacctACTTAGTGGGATGGCAGTAAAGTACTTTTAAAATCTAGGGATGGAAATGGATATCCAAATACCAGGTTATGAACTGACATATCAGAAAAAAGCCTCTCCATGACAAATGATCATTAAAATGCCAATATGACAGAAGTAATATTAAAAGTTGTAAGAGGTAAATACAATTCTGAAGTCATAAAAAATAATACCACACCTCTCAGCATCCCCCAAAGCCATGGAAGCATGCAATGCTGTATTTCACTCCCCGAAAGTGGGTGACTTCTAACCAAGGCTACCTTGTACAGATTATAATCAATAACTAGGAAAGGTTTGGTCATGGACAGTTCAGTGAAACAGCAAATCCTTAACATGAAtagtggagaaagaagaaacatgatTCATATCAACAAGGAAACAACCAGCAGAATTACAGAAATCAGGATGTCTGTCTCAGAAACCGTCCTAAGAGCTAGAGCAAGGCTCAGGATTGGAGAGCtggtgctgctcttgcagaggacccattcccaacactcacaaaAGCAGGCTCCAatctacctataactccagagccaggagatccaatgccctctactggcctctatAGGAGctgcactcgtgtgcacatacccacacacagacacatagttaaacaaaaatAAGGCATCCATGGGgtgtggtccatgcctttaatcccagcactggggaggcagaggcaggcacactcctgtgaattcagggccaacctggactgtatggtgagttccaggccaggcagaccTACGTAGTGAGAagttgtctcaaaaactaattaGTTATAGGATGCAAAGATAAACATGTATTAATAAAGGGAACAATCcatcaagaaaatataaagattagGGCAGGGAGATgccccagcaggtaaaggcacttgacactgagcctgatgatctgaattcaatGTGAATCTCACAGAGTAGGAGATGACAACTGAATCTCTCCACTTGTCCTAAgaactccacatgcatgctgcggcatgcacatgcccacacacatatgtgcacctaTGTCCACAACAAATAAAGAagtgtaaaaaggaaagaaaaagttgcAGTGATTGAGTTGGGCATAGTGACTCATGTCTTCATCCTCAGGAATTGGAAGCAGGaagcctgtgagttcaaggccagcctagactacagaaaaaaaaatagcttaaagTATATAACATGATGCTGcctcagaaacaaataaacaaaaaaccttacAGAAGCCATGGTAACAAGCAGTGAAATTAAGTACCAAAAGGGGTTGtatcaaatattaaaaagataGACATAAATCTATGTAAAAGATCTATCttagtgactggagagatggctcagtggttaagagcactggctgctcttccagggacctgCATCCAATTTCTAAAACCCACGGGGCAGATAAcaaatgtctataactccagttccaggggatctgacactgtcatatacacatacatgtaggaaaacaccaatgcacataaaataaaagtaaaaaaaagtcagaaaggcTATATATATTGAGTGTTGATGCACCCATTTTCATAAAGCTAATACTAATGGGTATAAAGAGACAGATAGTTCCAGATACAAGAATAATTGATGACTTCAGTATACCACTGTTACCAATAGATACATCATCcagaaaaatatcaaatgaaaACCTCAGAGTTGAACTAGACTCCAAACAAATGAACTGAGAAGACTTCTAAATGATACTCTATCCAACAGTACTGAAGTACACATTCTTCACAATAACTTCTTCCTAAATAAAGCACATTTGGGCCATCCTTGTAAGGTAGCCTCATTCAAACTGAAACATTCCCTCAGGAAGTAAGAGGAGGCTGGTGGGAGAGGGAAGGTCCTCAAAGGCCTCTTCCCAGAATACCAAAAGGAGTCAGTGACTGCTGGGGGAGGAGACTCTGACCAGCCCAaccacagagagaagaggattctGCGACTGTCcagctgcctgcaagctgtgcagACAGCTCCAGGGCTGCAGGGATCATGAGTCATCAGgcatgctggagtgggctttcTGCTGATGCAGCTGCTGTGGAGTCACCCCTACTCCAGGTGAGAAGCCCCCCGCCCGTGCTCCCCACAGTCACCCAACAGTCACCCATCAATAACCCATCAGTTCTCCAACATGGACGTTTACTGCAACTGGTTCTTTGTTTTGTAGGGTGAGTGGCTGTACGCCGAGGTgcttgtgtgcatgggtgcattagcctgtgtgtgtgtgtgtgtgtgtgtgtgtgtgtgtgtgtgtgtgtgtgcctgtctatgtctctgtgtgtctatatgtctctgtctctgtatgtgtgtctgtatgtgggaaTGGCATGACtgcaggtaccctcagaggccagaagacagcgtcagatcccatggagagctggagtcacagtgaGCTGCATGGTGTGAGTCCTGACAACAGATTTCTGGTTTTCTGAAAGAACTGTGCTTTTAACTCCAGCCCCTCAGCAATGTCTTTTATCTCTACAGTAActacaaaaacaatttttaaggaGAATATTTAAGACTTACCTGACACCAAGATCTCAAGGTGATCACTGGGGTGTGAGGCCAAGAAAGGGGCTTCTTTCTGGTGGTAGACACAGCTGTAGTTTCCTGTGTCCGTGGCTGTCACATTATGAAGTGAGAAGTCTGCTCTGTTGCTTTCTGAACTCTGAACCTGGACAGGTGATGGAACGCCTTCCTTCAGGAGCATGAACATTGTGTACTCAGTCATATTATCTGGCTTCTGGCAGTGCAGAGTCACATTCCCTCCTGCTGTCACTTTGCTCCACTGGTGAGATTGGAGGGACGACTTAGGTAAATGTCCTGAGAGAGGAGAATCCTGTGACCATGCTGAGGAAGGCCTGGGTTACACTCCCACCCTTGTTCTCATGACGCCCGATCTCTCCCACTTGGATCTGATCTCACTGtgcatctctggctgtcctggaacccactatgtagaccatgctggccttgaactcacagagattcatgtaCCTCTagctcctgagtattgggatcaaAGTAATGAGCCAGATCAAACCCAGTTGAAACTGGAaacctttttccttccttcaagtctTAGTTAAAACTAAGGTATTAAGGTTGAGATATCTCAGCAGGTAGAGTACTTGCTGTCCAAAAGAACTGGGGGAGAAGAAATAGTCAAGGCCCTAAGCTGAGCCCAAGGTTCCAGGAAGTTAGCTATTTGGGAAACAGCAGAAGAAAAGCAACTGACCCCCTCTCCCAGACACTGGGTGATTGTAGGATGATACGAAGACCCTGCAGTTGGAAACCAGCCTATCTAAGGAAGCAGCTAacctcacatgtgtgcatgcatgtggaatcTGGAGGGTGATGTTCACAATCATCCTCAAtggctcttccaccttattcaccAAGGCAGGACCTCACAACCGAATCATAGCTCCTGGATATGGTTACTCTCATTAGCCAGCCACCCTATGGAttccctgtctcttctgaagCTGGAGGGAATCTATCTTCACCTTCTCTATCCCTAGCTACCGAAACCTCAGCTTAAATCATGTCACCTATGTTCTGCTCATTGAGCGACCAGGTCCTGTGCCCTGATCATGGCATGGACAGGACGAGAGACCATACCCCTGTGACATTAAAGAAAGCCTGCACTAGCTGTTTGAAGTCATGTAAATTCTCATATCTCCTTTTTTCTACAATCttaattctttcttattcttaTGCAAcccaggcatgaggaccagagtttggattcccaTGATTCATGTAACTTCTAGGTGAGTGGCCTGACTCTAACTCCAGCATCAGAGGGCCAAGAtagaggatccctggagcaagctgagTACCAAAGTAACCATTATTTGATTTTGAGTTCCACCCTTGATGAATTAGGTGGAAGAACAACTGACGACTTCCAGActccatatgtgtacacacatatgggCACACCCTCCCATACCCATGGGTGCCCGCAAAtatgcatgcacagacatacacaacatgcacatacaaaaatgaaaacaatagctAGAAgtattcatttctgttgctatcacTCCCTGTTATCCCCAGCTGCCCTGAGGATGAtcaccctttcctcccttcctttctccctcagaTAGATTGACTCATGTCATTCTGAGGAACCCCTCCTTACCCGTGACCAGTAGTAGAACTGTATCACTGTACCGGAACAATAAAGCAATGCCATCATGCTCATAGCATTCACATGTGTCGTACCCAGCATCACTCTCCTCTATCTCAACCAGGTGGAAATGAAATGAACCCAGAACTGCCCAAACTGAATATAGTTTAGATGGCCTTTTTTTTCAACCCAAGTTTTGGCCGAGGATCCAAATTAGTGTCCCTCTTATGAATATCACAGTTCATATTTTGCGCAAAATTTATACATTGCCGTGTCACATCACTTCTGGTGGGGACCACAGAGCTGGGCCGGGCCCTGAGGAGGGGCTGGGGTAAGaggtctgaaagaaaataaaactgagagTTGCATATGACAAATCATCCTGCTTCCTGGGAACCATTTCAAGAAAGGGATGAAGTCATTTAAACACTTGGGATGAAGGATCAAGGCGGGGCTTGATTGAAGAGAGACTTGCTGTAGTCCcaaaatgtgtctgtttttccaACACACACCCATGCAAGAGAATGACTCATGAGACCCAGTGCTTGCCTGGAGCTCCCCCATCACCCTCCCTGATTCCAAGAATCTGCTGCTGAGCTCAGAGGCTGGCTTCCCTTACCCAGGCATGTCTGTGCTCCCCACATGTGTCTTGCTCACCAACAGCCCATATCCTCCCTGTATACGTCTgcaacccagcactggggagcagagacaggcagatccaggGAGCTTGCTAGCCAACCAGCCTTCTGAAACAGGAAAGCATCAGCCTCAGTgggaaatctaaaaaaaaaatagaggagaaCAAGAAAGATACCTTGTGTCCTTCCATTGGcttgccacatgtgtgcacacagacagacagacagacagacacacacacacacacacacacacaccccaaatacaaaagaaagaccGTAAATGTCATATTCAAGTGCCAGAAGGCCACTGAGAAGTTCAGAACCTACTGATTTGgaggaaaacaggaaaatatgTGTAAAGCACTGAACACGTTCCCCACAAATGATATGTGTtcacaaaatgaaatttattcactTCTCTTACAGCCTCACTACTTTCCCCACTGGCCTCACCAACTCCAGC
The sequence above is drawn from the Peromyscus leucopus breed LL Stock chromosome 1, UCI_PerLeu_2.1, whole genome shotgun sequence genome and encodes:
- the LOC119087791 gene encoding T-cell-interacting, activating receptor on myeloid cells protein 1-like, whose product is MTEYTMFMLLKEGVPSPVQVQSSESNRADFSLHNVTATDTGNYSCVYHQKEAPFLASHPSDHLEILVSDPNDDQTDMEKDGE